A stretch of Plasmodium chabaudi chabaudi strain AS genome assembly, chromosome: 14 DNA encodes these proteins:
- a CDS encoding mediator of RNA polymerase II transcription subunit 18, putative, whose amino-acid sequence MNDNIDKLITTLISETNNTFEGTGINNENNAEDKNIQFMENEEKKILDDDILKTLGKNKFFKYTEYSLSSLYISGNNMPINDDPNFQKLLKVMTKASDVNNKFKWVDSYFKHSVREDENILNPQSQNQDYIFREYIEPNHLKKLSLLRKYEQGAILKSSEKNKVNVKIVSEFIVHDTYATIIKSVGYHLSHKLFTEAQIFHNKYGNSNHIVILVLRHYKDPNFSIPLYNDRVLVQIKSYLSDNKYSDITQKNLLNYAKIFNPYILLRKVDYSFVEQIKDKMSYAI is encoded by the coding sequence atgaatgaTAACAtagataaattaataaccACTTTAATTTCTGAGACAAATAACACATTTGAGGGTACGGGTATAAACAATGAGAATAATGCTGAagacaaaaatattcaatttatggaaaatgaagaaaaaaaaattttagatGACGATATACTAAAAACATTaggtaaaaataaattttttaaatatacgGAATATTCGTTATctagtttatatatatcaggaaataatatgccaataaatgatgatcctaattttcaaaaattattaaaagttATGACAAAAGCCAGTgatgttaataataaattcaaaTGGGTCGATTCTTATTTTAAACATAGTGTACGAGaggatgaaaatatattaaatccCCAATCACAAAATCAAGATTACATTTTTAGAGAATATATAGAACcaaatcatttaaaaaaattatcattgctaagaaaatatgaacaaggagctattttaaaatcatctgaaaaaaataaagtaaatgtaaaaatagtgTCAGAATTTATTGTTCATGATACTTATGCTACAATAATTAAATCTGTTGGCTATCACCTTAGTCATAAACTTTTTACAGAAGCtcaaatttttcataataaatatggaaataGTAATCACATTGTTATTTTGGTTCTAAGACATTATAAGGATCCAAATTTTAGTATTCCTTTGTATAACGACAGAGTGCTAGTGCAAATTAAATCATATTTAagtgataataaatattcagaTATCactcaaaaaaatttattaaattatgcaaaaatatttaatccTTATATTTTGCTAAGAAAAGTGGATTATTCCTTTGTTGAGCAAATTAAAGACAAAATGTCTTATGCAATTTAG